A single genomic interval of Salvia splendens isolate huo1 unplaced genomic scaffold, SspV2 ctg1133, whole genome shotgun sequence harbors:
- the LOC121788749 gene encoding CEN-like protein 4 gives MIKKRSDPLVIGKVVGEVVDSFSPTAKMSVIYNSKNHVYNGHHLLPSTLISKPKVLLHAAGDFSTFFTLIMTDPDVPGPSDPFLREHVHWIVTNIPGSTDSSFGREVVSYEMPRPNIGIHRLVFILYKQKKRMQSVSVPLCRDGFCSRKFSVEHELGQPVAALFFNCQRETAARAR, from the exons ATGATTAAGAAGAGATCAGATCCTCTTGTAATTGGTAAAGTGGTTGGAGAAGTGGTTGATAGCTTCTCCCCCACTGCCAAGATGTCTGTTATCTACAATTCCAAAAATCATGTCTACAATGGccatcatcttcttccttccACTCTTATCTCCAAACCTAAGGTTCTACTCCATGCTGCTGGagatttctctacttttttcacCTTG ATCATGACAGACCCTGATGTTCCTGGTCCTAGTGATCCATTCCTCAGAGAGCACGTACATTG GATAGTGACAAATATACCAGGCAGCACGGACTCTTCATTTG GGAGAGAAGTGGTTAGCTACGAAATGCCAAGGCCAAACATAGGAATACATCGGCTGGTATTTATTCTGTACAAGCAGAAGAAGAGGATGCAGTCTGTGAGCGTCCCTCTTTGCAGAGATGGATTCTGCAGCAGGAAATTTTCCGTTGAACACGAATTAGGACAACCCGTCGCTGCCCTCTTCTTCAACTGCCAACGTGAGACCGCTGCTAGAGCACGCTAG